The region ATCGCTCCGATCGCGGCATGAATGATAGACCCAACGAGTCCCGCACCAATGTGAATACCCAGAACCGGGAACAGATAACCGGCGACGACCGATCCCAAAATTCCGACGACAATGTTGCCGATCAGACCGAAACCCGCGCCCTCAACGACGAGACCCGCGATCCAGCCGGCAATCGCTCCGACAATGAGCCAAACAAGCAACGCTCCCACGGTCTTCTCCTTGATTGGATATTCACGGAAAGATCATGACAGGGTTTAGAGATAGTGGAAAGTGGCCTCCCCGCTCCGTTACTCTTACCGCTCGCCAGCGTCGAGGATCCAGGTGGTATCGCGGAACGCGACATAGAGCCGTTCCTGGCCCAAGGCCGCCCCAAGTTCGACGGCGAGTTCGTTCAGCATGGCCTCGATCTCCAGATCGGGCAGATGTCCAAGATAAGCATGGACGGCCTCGCCGGTGAACACCGCCACCGGCTCACGGTCGGAGCCGGCCGAGCCATCTGGGCGGGGCCAGGCGTAAGTCACCTCGGCGCGGGTAAACATGCCGGAGAGGGCTGGCTGGCCGGCACCAACCCGGCGGCCCATCCAAGCCCGGGCGGTGCGGACAGCCTCCGAGATGTCGTAAACCCGGCCTTCGTCATCCCAGCCCTCGCGCAGTCCGACGGTGATCCTGAAATCGCGGCGCCGCCCTCGCGAGCCATCGACAACGGTATAGTCCTCATGCCGCGGCGCGGGAGCGCGCCTTGGTGCCTCGCTCATGGTGTCTCCTCCCGCATGCCTGTGCGGCGACTTGCGACTTCGGACCTGTCAGCGCAAGAATGTTCTTGTTATGAACAGTCCGCAAAAATCCAAGAGAGGATTCATTGCAGTTTGCCCTGGCGGATTCTGTGAAAATGCCGTCGCGCACCTAAATTAACATGCACAAACAGCTTGAGGAGCTCTCCATGACCAAAATTGTCTATGAAGTTGTCGAACATGATGGCGGCTGGGCCTATCACGTCGAAGGTGTCTTTTCCGAAACCTTTCCGTCGCATGACGCGGCCCGCAAAGCGGCGGATCGTGCCGCGAGGGAGCAAACCATTCCGGGCGATCCCAGCGTCATATCATGGGAGGACAAAGGTGGCCACTGGCATGACGAAGCGGAACCGGGCAATGACCGGCCCGAGACAGATGTTGAGGGCTAATCAAAGCTTCAGATGCATTTGAACCCTGCGCGAAAACGGAGGAGAGCTTGAGATGAAGATCAAAAGACGTGGATCGGCCGCGTGGCAAGGCGGCATCAAGGATGGCAAAGGCGCGATCTCGACCGAAAGCGGCGCACTGAACGCCTATCCCTATGGTTTCGCAAGCCGCTTCGAAGGGCAGCGCGGTAGCAATCCCGAGGAGTTGATCGGAGCCGCCCATGCCGCTTGCTTTACCATGGCACTGTCTTTGATTCTGGGCGAGGTGAAGCTTATTGCCGAGCAAATTGATACCACGGCGGAAGTCACCCTGGAGCAGGTCGAGGGAGGCTACGCCATCACCGCCGTGCACTTGACTTTGAAGGCCAAGATTCCCGGAGCCGATCAGGAGGCATTCGAGAAACTGGCGAACAAGGCCAAAGCCGGATGCCCCGTATCCAAGCTTCTCAACACCGAGATTTCCCTCGATGCAACTCTGCTGGTTTGAACAATCGCGAGATTGCCGGTCCTCCTTGGAAGCGCGGTTACGCAGCGTGTCAATTCGGTAACAATGCAGAAGAATACGCCTCGGCGCATTGCGCGATATTCGTCCAGCCTCTTTAATGATCCAGACTATTTGCATTCAAGACGAGGCCGCCAGAAAGCCCCGCGATCTCGACGGCCGGAGTTTCCATGAGATTGAGTTCACCGGCCGCGAAAAGCTTTTACGCAATACTGATCCTGGCCAGCAGCCTCTTCGCCACTCCCCCGGTCCGTGCAACGGAGTATGGACTCGGCGACTACCTGCTTGGCTACAGTCTTCCGATGGCTGGCTACACACCGCCGCCCGGCATCTATTTTTCGGATACGTTTTATCTTTACGAAGGGAGCGCAAACGCCAATATCAAATTTCCGATAGGCAGAAACATAGACGCAGGCGTCAGTTACAATTTTCTCTTCAACATCGTCCAAACCACATGGGTCACGGACGTCAAGCTTCTTGGCGGCTCGCTCGGATTTGCGGCGCTCATTCCTTTTGGCGGGGAACAAACGTCGGCAAGCCTTTCTTTCTCGGGTCCCCTCGGTGTACCCCGCCAACTTGGCCGCACCGCTTCCATTGACGCCTTGGGCGACAGCGCTTTCGCCGCCTTCCTTGGCTGGGAGGCGGGCGAGCATCACTGGAACGCGACCCTGACCGGTTTTGCCCCGACCGGGTACTATTCCTCAACCGCGCTTGCCTTCACGGGCTTGCACAGACCAGGGCTCGATCTCAAGGCAGGCTACACATTCCTAAGTCTGCAAACCGGAATCGAGGCTTCCGCCGCGGTTGGTGTTACGGTCAACGCGATAAATACCACGACGGACTACCAAAGCGGCGCCGAGCTGCATGTCGAAGGCGCTCTCAACGAACACCTTCCCTTTGGCCTCGCGGCTGGCGTCGGCGGTTATTACTACCAGCAGATCACCCCGGATGGCGGCTCGGGCGACAGGATTGGTGCGTTCAGGGGAAGAGTCGCGGCCATTGGACCCTTGCTTAGCTATACGTTCAAGGCTGGGGACCAGGAACTCACCCTTAGCGGCAAATGGTTTCACGAGTTCGATGTTGCGCACCGTGTCCAGGGAAACGCGGTGTTTGCCTCGCTCACTTTCCGAATTTAGACCTGCCCTCTTATCGCTGAAACTTGCGGGAAGGCGTTCGCCAGGAAGGACATAAGGGCAGAATGCGGGGGTTGACCGTGGCGCGATAGACCGTATTGCAGCGAACTCCGCCTCCCGGAACAGACTTTGCAATCGCGCGGATACCGACGTAAACGACAGGACACGACGGACAGATGGGGTGCCGATGACGGAACTTGGCGACAATACGCATCCAATTCAAGTTCCAGCGTGGCGGCGCATCGTCGTCAAGCTCTCCGGCGAAGCCTTGATGGGGACGCGCAGCCACGGACTTGACCAGGACACCCTCGCCCGTTTCGCGGCGGATCTCACGAACACCGCGGCGCGCGGTGTCGAGGTCGCTGTGGTCGTCGGCGGCGGCAATTTTTTTCGCGGCATCGAAGGCGCCGACAAAGGCATTGAACGCGCCCGCGCCGACTCGATCGGCATGCTGGCGACGGTGATGAACGCGCTTGCCCTCGAATATGCCATCGAAAAACAAGGTCAAGCAGCGCGCGCCCTCTCGGCCCTGCCTATGCCCGCCCTCTGCGAGGCCTATTCACGCCAGGCGGCGTTGCATCACCTTGAAAAAGGCCGGATCGTCGTCTTGGCTGGCGGCACCGGCAATCCCTTCTTTACCACGGATACCGGCGCGGCGTTGCGTGGCGCCGAACTTTCCTGTGATCTTATCATGAAGGCCACGCAGGTTGACGGGGTCTATTCGGCGGACCCGAAACGGGATCCAACCGCGACGCGCTACGATCAATTGACGCACGCCGAAGCCATAGCCAAAAATCTCGCGGTCATGGATACCGCCGCCTTTGCACTTGCGCGGGAGAATAGAATTCCCATACTCGTCTTTTCGATCAAGCAGCCGGGCGCCATCCTCGCGGCGCTCGAGGGACGCGGCAAGGCAACCTTGGTCTTGCCCTAATTCATGAATTGGCGCGACGCTCCGCATGAGCTATTGACGAGCACCGCGAGGCATATTTAACGGTTCCGCCGGATTCAAGGGTTCCAAAATGAATGCTGAATTTGATATTTCCGATCTGCGCCGGCGGATGCAAGGTGCGATCTCGACATTGAAGCACGAGTTGGGCGGCCTGCGCACCGGGCGTGCATCGGCGAGCCTCGTCGAACCCGTGCATGTCGAAGCCTATGGGCAATCGATGCCGCTCAACCAGGTGGCGACAATCAGCGTGCCAGAGCCGCGAATGCTTTCGGTGCAAGTTTGGGACAAAGCAATGGTCGGCGCCGTCGACAAAGCCATCCGCAATTCCAATCTGGGTCTCTCCCCGACCGTCGAGGGGCAAATCTTACGGATCCGGATTCCAGAACTCAACGAACAGCGCCGCAAGGAAATGGCGAAGGTGGCGCATAAATACGCCGAAGAGGCGCGCATCGCCGTGCGGCACGTTCGCCGCGATGGTCTCGACACTCTCAAGAAGTTGCTCAAGGATAAAGCGATCAGCGAGGACGATGAGAAGCGCCACGAGAGCGATGTCCAAAAAGTGACGGATCAGTTCATTGGCGAAATCGACTTGACGCTAAGCACAAAGGAAACGGAAATCATGCAAGTGTGAGCCGCCCCGATCTGCTATAAACCGGGCACGCGGCTTGGACAGAGCCATAATAGCGGACAGCGCGGACACCTCTGCCCTCGCCGGTGGGGTGGTGCGGATAGAGACAGGCGATATGACAGCGGGATTGCCTTGCATAAATTCGGCAGACGTCAAGAGACCGGGTGGCGCGGACAGCTGGCGGGTCCGGACATGACCATGTCATCCTTGGCGAAGGACGATACGGCCCCCCCCGCGCAACAACGCCTTCCGGGTGCGCCGGTGCATGTCGGTGTGATCATGGACGGCAACGGCCGCTGGGCGGCACGCCGGGGTTTGCCACGGATCGAAGGGCACCGGCGCGGCGTCGAAGCGCTCCGTGAAACCGTGCGAGCGGCGATCGAGTTCGGGCTCGATTATCTGACGGTCTACGGTTTTTCCATGGAGAATTGGAACCGGCCCGTCGAGGAAGTCGCCGACCTCATGGGGCTCCTAAAGCGATTTATCCGCAATGATCTCAATGAGTTGCACAAAGGTGGCGTCAAGGTGAAGGTGATTGGCGCGAGAGACAATCTCAAACCGGACATCCGTGCTCTCCTCGAGGAGGCAGAAAATATCACTGTGCGCAACACGCGCCTGACGTTGATCGTCGCCTTCAATTACGGCGGCCGGCAGGAGATCGCTGCGGCGGCCAGGGCCTTGGCGCAAGAGGTCGCCGCCGGTCATATCGAGGTCACCGACATCGACGAGGCGGTGTTTGCCCGGCATCTCGATACGGCCGGGATCCCGGATCCTGATCTGATCATCCGCACCTCTGGCGAGCAACGCTTGTCGAATTTTCTGATGTGGCAGGCGGCCTATGCCGAATTTGTTTTCCTGCCCATGCATTGGCCGGACTTCGACCGGCAGGCGTTCTTGGCCGCGATGGCGGAATTTTCGGCGCGGGAAAGGCGATTTGGCGGCGTGCCCGGGCAGTATGGGAAAACATTGGCCGATGTGGTCAAGACATGAGATCTATCGTGAGGGCCATTTTCAAAGCCACCCGCTTTTTGGGATTATGCTTCAAAAGCCCCAGCCGGGTGCCATGCTGAGCAATGCCGACGGGGCAAGGCGCGATTCCGGGAAGCGCCGTTTGCCCGATCTTTTGCCGCGTCTTCTTTCAGCCCTGGTTTTAATGGCGGTGGCGCTCGTTTCGATTTGGCGGGGCGGCCTATTTTTTGATCTGATTTGGCTCGGCGCCGCTTTGGCGGTCGGCTGCGAATGGCAAAAGCTGATTGCAGCACCGCGTTTACCTGTTCGCTATCTGTTGACTGGCCTTGGTCTCATTCTGGCTGCCTTATTTATCAGCAAGGACTGGTTTGGCGGCGCTTGTGCGCTCCTTGCCGGTTGTAGCATCGCCGCAGCACTCGCGGCGGGCCATTCGAGATGGCTTTGGGCTTTTGGGGGAATCGTTTATGCGGGTTCCCTGCTGGTTTCCGTCGAGGCTTTGCATAGTTCCGCTGACCATGGCATCCGATCAATCGTTTGGCTGTTCGCAGTTGTCTGGGGTACCGATGTTTTCGCCTATTTTGGCGGCCGCCTGATCGGCGGCGCCAAGCTTTGGCCGAAAGTTTCACCCTCGAAAACTTGGTCCGGCACGCTCACCGGCGTCTTCGCTGGCGCCCTCATTGGTGTGGGTGTTGCCACCTATGGGCTTGCCGGTCCGTCCGTGAAACTGCCCCTTTTCGGGCTTGGCCTTGCTGCCGCCGTGATCTCGCAAGCTGGCGATATGTTCGAATCCTGGGTCAAACGGCGCTTTGGTGTTAAGGATTCGAGCCGCCTCATTCCGGGGCACGGAGGCTTCATGGACCGGCTCGATGGCTTTATCGCCGTAGCCGCCTTCGCCACTCTTTTTGGAGCCGCGCGCGAGCACGCTTCCATAGCAGGCGGGCTTTTCGAATGGTTTTAGATGGACTGTGCTCCCCCATGGTGCCAAAGTGCAACTGTGCCGCTCACGCATTTGATGATTCTTAGCAGGCT is a window of Methylocapsa sp. D3K7 DNA encoding:
- the pyrH gene encoding UMP kinase encodes the protein MTELGDNTHPIQVPAWRRIVVKLSGEALMGTRSHGLDQDTLARFAADLTNTAARGVEVAVVVGGGNFFRGIEGADKGIERARADSIGMLATVMNALALEYAIEKQGQAARALSALPMPALCEAYSRQAALHHLEKGRIVVLAGGTGNPFFTTDTGAALRGAELSCDLIMKATQVDGVYSADPKRDPTATRYDQLTHAEAIAKNLAVMDTAAFALARENRIPILVFSIKQPGAILAALEGRGKATLVLP
- a CDS encoding phosphatidate cytidylyltransferase, with the protein product MWSRHEIYREGHFQSHPLFGIMLQKPQPGAMLSNADGARRDSGKRRLPDLLPRLLSALVLMAVALVSIWRGGLFFDLIWLGAALAVGCEWQKLIAAPRLPVRYLLTGLGLILAALFISKDWFGGACALLAGCSIAAALAAGHSRWLWAFGGIVYAGSLLVSVEALHSSADHGIRSIVWLFAVVWGTDVFAYFGGRLIGGAKLWPKVSPSKTWSGTLTGVFAGALIGVGVATYGLAGPSVKLPLFGLGLAAAVISQAGDMFESWVKRRFGVKDSSRLIPGHGGFMDRLDGFIAVAAFATLFGAAREHASIAGGLFEWF
- a CDS encoding GlsB/YeaQ/YmgE family stress response membrane protein produces the protein MGALLVWLIVGAIAGWIAGLVVEGAGFGLIGNIVVGILGSVVAGYLFPVLGIHIGAGLVGSIIHAAIGAIVLLFVLSLIRRA
- a CDS encoding transporter: MRLSSPAAKSFYAILILASSLFATPPVRATEYGLGDYLLGYSLPMAGYTPPPGIYFSDTFYLYEGSANANIKFPIGRNIDAGVSYNFLFNIVQTTWVTDVKLLGGSLGFAALIPFGGEQTSASLSFSGPLGVPRQLGRTASIDALGDSAFAAFLGWEAGEHHWNATLTGFAPTGYYSSTALAFTGLHRPGLDLKAGYTFLSLQTGIEASAAVGVTVNAINTTTDYQSGAELHVEGALNEHLPFGLAAGVGGYYYQQITPDGGSGDRIGAFRGRVAAIGPLLSYTFKAGDQELTLSGKWFHEFDVAHRVQGNAVFASLTFRI
- a CDS encoding isoprenyl transferase; translation: MSSLAKDDTAPPAQQRLPGAPVHVGVIMDGNGRWAARRGLPRIEGHRRGVEALRETVRAAIEFGLDYLTVYGFSMENWNRPVEEVADLMGLLKRFIRNDLNELHKGGVKVKVIGARDNLKPDIRALLEEAENITVRNTRLTLIVAFNYGGRQEIAAAARALAQEVAAGHIEVTDIDEAVFARHLDTAGIPDPDLIIRTSGEQRLSNFLMWQAAYAEFVFLPMHWPDFDRQAFLAAMAEFSARERRFGGVPGQYGKTLADVVKT
- the frr gene encoding ribosome recycling factor; this translates as MNAEFDISDLRRRMQGAISTLKHELGGLRTGRASASLVEPVHVEAYGQSMPLNQVATISVPEPRMLSVQVWDKAMVGAVDKAIRNSNLGLSPTVEGQILRIRIPELNEQRRKEMAKVAHKYAEEARIAVRHVRRDGLDTLKKLLKDKAISEDDEKRHESDVQKVTDQFIGEIDLTLSTKETEIMQV
- a CDS encoding DUF2188 domain-containing protein, yielding MTKIVYEVVEHDGGWAYHVEGVFSETFPSHDAARKAADRAAREQTIPGDPSVISWEDKGGHWHDEAEPGNDRPETDVEG
- a CDS encoding OsmC family protein, which codes for MKIKRRGSAAWQGGIKDGKGAISTESGALNAYPYGFASRFEGQRGSNPEELIGAAHAACFTMALSLILGEVKLIAEQIDTTAEVTLEQVEGGYAITAVHLTLKAKIPGADQEAFEKLANKAKAGCPVSKLLNTEISLDATLLV